One Streptomyces sp. NBC_00554 DNA segment encodes these proteins:
- a CDS encoding sirohydrochlorin chelatase: protein MRQQPVLLVIAHGSRDPRHAATVHALVRRVRAQRPGIRVETGFLDFNIPSVNGVLESLAAEGVRDVVALPLLLTRAFHAKSDIPAVLHSAPRQLRIRQAEVLGPSPLLLSALERRLYEAGLTPADKSSTGVVLASAGSTDPEAIAVIAEIAREWRHTGWCAVRPAFASASGPRTEEAVRELRALGCARVAVARYVLAPGFLPDRIARGAAEADVLADVLGPAPEVARVLLDRYDEASLPALAAVG, encoded by the coding sequence ATGCGCCAACAGCCGGTCCTTCTGGTCATCGCCCACGGCAGCCGCGATCCGCGGCACGCCGCGACGGTGCACGCCCTGGTGCGGCGGGTACGGGCACAGCGCCCCGGCATCCGCGTCGAGACCGGCTTCCTGGACTTCAACATCCCGTCGGTGAACGGGGTGTTGGAGTCCCTCGCGGCCGAGGGCGTACGGGACGTGGTCGCCCTACCCCTGCTCCTGACCCGCGCCTTCCACGCGAAGTCGGACATCCCGGCGGTCCTGCACAGCGCGCCGCGGCAGCTCCGCATCCGCCAGGCGGAGGTGCTCGGCCCGTCGCCGCTGCTGCTCTCTGCCCTCGAACGGCGTTTGTACGAGGCCGGGTTGACGCCGGCCGACAAGTCCTCGACCGGGGTCGTACTGGCCTCGGCGGGGTCCACGGACCCGGAGGCGATCGCAGTGATCGCTGAAATCGCGCGGGAGTGGCGGCACACCGGCTGGTGCGCCGTGCGACCTGCGTTCGCCTCCGCGTCGGGGCCCCGCACAGAGGAAGCCGTACGCGAACTGCGGGCCCTCGGCTGCGCCCGGGTCGCGGTCGCGCGCTACGTCCTCGCGCCCGGCTTCCTGCCGGACCGCATCGCACGGGGCGCCGCCGAGGCGGACGTACTCGCCGATGTGCTCGGTCCGGCGCCGGAGGTGGCGCGGGTGCTCCTCGACCGGTACGACGAGGCTTCGCTGCCGGCCCTGGCGGCGGTGGGCTGA
- a CDS encoding TIGR03086 family metal-binding protein, protein MNRDSVYPYMAECAAEAARVARGVTAAGSPLTGPTPCADWDLHTLVNHWVLYTSHGMEHRALREQLSEELTGRDFTADPDWAEAYAAQLDRAVAAWKDPSVWEGEVDLGMAKMPAAELASMIVKETAVHGWDVATATGQEFRVSDGAGRLVLDVVETHGDLYRQYDGFADPVAVPEDAPAFERALAASGRDPRRATVGDAHR, encoded by the coding sequence ATGAACCGAGACAGCGTGTACCCGTACATGGCCGAATGCGCTGCCGAAGCCGCCCGCGTCGCACGCGGCGTCACGGCCGCCGGCAGCCCACTGACCGGACCCACCCCCTGCGCGGACTGGGACCTGCACACCCTGGTCAACCACTGGGTGCTCTACACCTCGCACGGGATGGAGCACCGGGCGCTGCGCGAGCAGCTCTCCGAGGAGCTGACGGGGCGCGACTTCACGGCCGACCCGGACTGGGCCGAGGCGTACGCGGCCCAGCTGGACCGTGCCGTCGCGGCCTGGAAGGACCCTTCCGTGTGGGAGGGCGAGGTCGACCTCGGAATGGCGAAGATGCCGGCCGCCGAGCTCGCCTCGATGATCGTCAAGGAGACGGCCGTCCACGGCTGGGACGTCGCGACCGCCACCGGGCAGGAGTTCCGCGTCTCGGACGGCGCCGGCCGGCTCGTCCTGGACGTCGTGGAGACGCACGGCGACCTCTACCGTCAGTACGACGGCTTCGCCGACCCGGTGGCCGTTCCCGAGGACGCGCCCGCCTTCGAACGCGCGCTGGCGGCGAGCGGACGGGATCCGCGGCGGGCCACCGTGGGCGACGCGCACCGGTGA
- a CDS encoding transglutaminase-like domain-containing protein produces MDLYLKQSAYSDPGDLDTGDLPRDPGQLAHLVRELIIHRLEGWRFGHVIPEERLHTDAEARYVTELLRILRERLDAPLTRSRAPEERFVGTCRDFSLLLCSLLRATGTPARIRGGFATYFIDGFHEDHWVTEYRVADGSWRLVDAQVLHGSYGVPFDPLDVPRDRFLMAGEAWRACRTGERDLRTFGFSGAPELGGMWFLRARVVQDLAALHGVEPLPWDGWGPEILDDASLTEDDLALIDAVADARSDEELRRLYQDPRLTVPDEITSYTTYRGDRKVTLRQRSAPPA; encoded by the coding sequence ATGGACCTCTACCTGAAGCAGAGCGCGTACAGCGACCCGGGCGACCTCGACACCGGTGACCTGCCGCGCGATCCCGGCCAACTGGCCCACCTCGTAAGGGAACTGATCATTCATCGGCTGGAGGGATGGCGCTTCGGCCACGTCATCCCGGAGGAACGGCTGCACACGGACGCCGAGGCACGCTACGTGACCGAGCTGCTGCGGATCCTGCGGGAGCGCCTGGACGCGCCGCTCACCAGGTCCCGCGCACCCGAGGAGCGGTTCGTCGGCACCTGCCGGGACTTCTCGCTGCTGCTGTGCTCGTTGCTGCGGGCCACGGGGACACCCGCACGGATCCGCGGCGGCTTCGCCACGTACTTCATCGACGGTTTTCACGAGGACCACTGGGTCACCGAATACCGTGTGGCGGACGGGAGTTGGCGGCTGGTCGACGCCCAGGTCCTGCACGGGTCGTACGGCGTTCCCTTCGATCCGCTGGACGTGCCGCGCGACCGGTTCCTGATGGCGGGCGAGGCCTGGCGGGCGTGTCGCACGGGGGAACGCGACCTCAGGACGTTCGGTTTCTCCGGCGCCCCGGAGCTGGGCGGGATGTGGTTCCTGCGCGCCCGTGTCGTGCAGGACCTGGCCGCCCTCCACGGCGTGGAGCCGCTCCCCTGGGACGGCTGGGGCCCCGAGATCCTCGACGACGCGTCCCTCACCGAGGACGACCTCGCCCTGATCGACGCCGTCGCCGACGCCCGCTCCGACGAGGAGCTACGGCGTCTCTACCAGGACCCGCGCCTCACCGTCCCGGACGAGATCACCTCGTACACGACCTACCGCGGCGACCGCAAGGTCACTCTGCGGCAGCGGTCAGCTCCTCCAGCTTGA
- a CDS encoding DUF1697 domain-containing protein: protein MTTKTYAALLRGINVGGAKKVPMAELRTLLEGLGYGGVRTYLQSGNAVFTVGHGDEESLAAELAQAIEKHFGFTVGVLVRDHAYLRAVREACPFPAAELEAKQLHATYFSAPVDAERFASVDQLAFLPEEFRIGDRVLYLYAPDGLGRSKLGEALSKPRLLKGVTATTRNWNTVVKLEELTAAAE, encoded by the coding sequence ATGACGACGAAGACGTACGCGGCGCTGCTCCGCGGGATCAATGTGGGCGGAGCCAAGAAGGTGCCGATGGCCGAGCTGCGCACACTCCTTGAGGGGCTCGGGTACGGCGGCGTCCGCACATATCTGCAGAGCGGCAACGCCGTCTTCACCGTCGGCCACGGCGACGAGGAGTCCCTCGCCGCCGAGCTGGCACAGGCCATCGAGAAGCACTTCGGCTTCACGGTGGGCGTGCTGGTGCGCGACCACGCCTACCTCAGGGCCGTACGGGAGGCGTGCCCGTTCCCGGCCGCCGAACTGGAGGCCAAGCAGCTGCACGCCACATACTTCTCGGCCCCCGTCGACGCCGAGCGCTTCGCCTCCGTCGACCAACTGGCCTTCCTCCCAGAGGAGTTCCGGATCGGCGACCGCGTCCTGTACCTCTACGCCCCCGACGGCCTCGGCCGCTCCAAGCTGGGGGAGGCGCTGTCCAAGCCCAGACTCCTCAAGGGCGTCACCGCCACCACCCGCAACTGGAACACCGTCGTCAAGCTGGAGGAGCTGACCGCTGCCGCAGAGTGA
- a CDS encoding MMPL family transporter codes for MGNRDTRVRGIAARAGGWSARHRWAAVGIWVLFVVLSMGLGSAVGSVEVKESEALKGETHTAAKIIEDAGIEEPASESVLIQAKDANTKATDAGFRSAVAEVVTAVEGTGEVTDVTSPYDAGTISKDGRSALVQFDMRGEAETAGDRVEPVLKAVEGVQKGHSELRIEEIGGASMNETFADATGKDFKRAEFSAVPVAFGILLIAFGALVAALVPVALAITAIMATMGLMAVVSHVMPMSDTASSVMLLVGLAVGVDYCLFYLRREREERAAGRDPETALRIAAATSGRAIIVSGVTVCVAMAGMLFTGLADFEAMGLASLMVVAVAMVGSVTVLPALLSLLGERVEKGRIPFLHRAKRRKNGNGRKGNGESRFWGAVLNVVLAKPGLALVVAAGALLAISAPALGMKTQNLTLDQEFGDSVPIVGTYNRVNDAFPGGSDPAVVVVKADDINAADVRSALAEFRTEAISSGASLGPVDIKVHDAQNVAFVSVPLVGGSDQGKAEESLGLLRDTVRPDTLGKVDGVEAPITGQVAGSHDFNEQLVGSVTPVFAFVVVFAFLLMLLSFRSLTIAITSIALNLLSVAAAYGILVAVFQHGWGASLVGAEGVGAIVTWLPLFLFVILFGLSMDYHVFVVSRIREARLRGLETKDAIRHGVVTTAGVVTSAAIIMVAVFAIFGTLSMQSMKQMGVGLAAAVLIDATVIRGVLLPAVMALLGERNWYLPKWMNRLPDLTHDESAEALSPPQPPAVEGEKVGV; via the coding sequence ATGGGGAACCGAGACACAAGGGTGCGGGGGATCGCCGCCCGAGCGGGCGGCTGGAGCGCCCGCCACCGATGGGCGGCCGTAGGAATCTGGGTGCTGTTCGTCGTCCTGTCGATGGGGCTCGGCTCGGCCGTGGGCAGCGTCGAGGTCAAGGAGAGCGAGGCACTCAAGGGCGAGACGCACACCGCCGCGAAGATAATCGAGGACGCGGGGATCGAGGAGCCGGCCAGTGAGAGCGTCCTGATCCAGGCCAAGGACGCGAACACCAAGGCCACGGACGCCGGGTTCCGGAGCGCCGTCGCGGAGGTCGTCACAGCGGTCGAGGGCACCGGGGAGGTCACGGACGTGACGTCGCCGTACGACGCCGGCACGATCTCGAAGGACGGCCGCAGCGCGCTGGTGCAGTTCGACATGCGCGGCGAGGCGGAGACCGCGGGCGACCGCGTCGAGCCGGTGCTCAAGGCCGTCGAGGGGGTGCAGAAGGGCCACTCCGAGCTGCGGATCGAGGAGATCGGCGGCGCCAGCATGAACGAGACCTTCGCCGACGCGACCGGCAAGGACTTCAAGCGGGCCGAATTCTCCGCCGTGCCCGTGGCGTTCGGCATTCTGCTGATCGCGTTCGGCGCGCTGGTCGCGGCGCTGGTACCGGTGGCGCTGGCGATCACCGCGATCATGGCGACGATGGGCCTGATGGCCGTGGTCAGCCATGTGATGCCGATGAGCGACACGGCCAGCTCCGTGATGCTCCTTGTCGGTCTGGCAGTCGGCGTCGACTACTGCCTGTTCTACCTTCGGCGTGAGCGCGAGGAGCGCGCGGCGGGTCGCGACCCCGAGACCGCTCTGCGGATCGCCGCCGCGACCAGTGGCCGCGCGATCATCGTCTCGGGTGTGACGGTGTGCGTGGCGATGGCCGGCATGCTCTTCACCGGGCTCGCCGACTTCGAGGCGATGGGTCTGGCCTCGCTGATGGTCGTGGCGGTCGCCATGGTCGGTTCGGTGACGGTGCTGCCCGCCCTGCTGTCGCTGCTCGGTGAGCGGGTCGAGAAGGGTCGGATTCCGTTCCTGCACCGCGCCAAGCGGCGCAAGAACGGCAACGGACGCAAGGGCAACGGCGAGAGCCGCTTCTGGGGCGCCGTGCTGAACGTCGTACTCGCCAAGCCCGGCCTCGCGCTGGTCGTGGCGGCGGGCGCACTGCTTGCCATCTCCGCGCCCGCGCTGGGCATGAAGACGCAGAACCTCACCCTGGACCAGGAGTTCGGCGACTCGGTGCCGATCGTGGGCACGTACAACCGGGTCAACGACGCCTTCCCCGGCGGTTCGGATCCCGCCGTGGTGGTCGTCAAGGCGGACGACATCAACGCCGCCGACGTGAGGTCCGCGCTCGCCGAGTTCCGTACGGAGGCGATCAGTTCGGGCGCCTCGCTGGGCCCGGTCGACATCAAGGTGCACGACGCGCAGAACGTCGCCTTCGTCTCCGTACCGCTGGTCGGCGGTTCCGATCAGGGCAAGGCGGAGGAGAGCCTGGGTCTTCTGCGCGACACGGTACGGCCGGACACGCTCGGCAAGGTCGACGGAGTCGAGGCGCCGATCACCGGGCAGGTCGCGGGATCGCACGACTTCAACGAACAGCTGGTCGGCTCGGTGACCCCGGTCTTCGCGTTCGTGGTCGTCTTCGCCTTCCTGCTGATGCTGCTCTCGTTCCGCTCGCTGACGATCGCGATCACCTCGATCGCCCTCAACCTCCTTTCGGTCGCTGCCGCTTACGGCATCCTGGTCGCCGTCTTCCAGCACGGCTGGGGCGCGTCGCTGGTGGGCGCGGAGGGGGTGGGCGCCATCGTGACCTGGCTGCCGCTGTTCCTCTTCGTGATCCTCTTCGGGCTCTCGATGGACTACCACGTGTTCGTGGTCTCGCGGATCCGTGAGGCACGGCTGCGGGGGCTCGAGACCAAGGACGCGATCCGGCACGGCGTGGTCACCACGGCGGGCGTCGTCACCAGCGCCGCGATCATCATGGTCGCCGTCTTCGCGATCTTCGGAACGCTGTCCA